One region of Macadamia integrifolia cultivar HAES 741 chromosome 11, SCU_Mint_v3, whole genome shotgun sequence genomic DNA includes:
- the LOC122093560 gene encoding uncharacterized protein At4g19900-like → MDADEDTTNPSRPSSLPLLHHFHQIKTFLSSFFCCIPTSFFVFFLLLFMFYSGASNLSIHVPLPPPISLVSHSFLPENAVEIAAPNWSSSPSSSIMYAVKEEIPRSKMMTHLRLRQELESSLLQLNSSTFHRPRSLKRRRTQFKLLQPTAISSQFSKRVKEFFHGSSLNSSSSPCKVRFFMTWISSSWESFGPRELLSIESLFKSHPNACLLIVSNSVDSRRGVPLLRPFLEKGFRVTAIPPNFDYLFKNTPAEAWFDQLRKGNVDPGGVSLGQNLSNLLRLAVLYKFGGVYIDTDVIILQSFSNLRNVIGAQTLDLVTGNWSRLNNAVLIFDRNHPLLFKFIEEFALTFDGSKWGHNGPYLVSRVVSRVTGRPGFNFTVLPPPAFYPVEWSRVQNLFRNPGDEVYSKWVFAKLRYIRRQSMAVHLWNKHSRKLKVEEGSIIGHILLDCCIFCNTTMSDS, encoded by the coding sequence ATGGACGCAGATGAAGACACCACCAACCCTTCTCGGCCTTCTTCACTTCCACTACTTCATCATTTCCACCAAATAAAgacttttctttcctctttcttttgctgTATCCCGACCTCTTTTTtcgttttctttctccttctctttatGTTCTATAGTGGTGCCAGCAATTTGAGTATCCACGTCCCTCTTCCACCCCCAATCTCTCTGGTATCCCATAGTTTCTTGCCTGAAAATGCAGTCGAAATAGCAGCACCAAACTGGTCttcttccccctcttcttcgATCATGTACGCAGTCAAGGAAGAAATCCCACGTTCTAAAATGATGACCCATTTGCGTCTTAGGCAGGAATTGGAGTCTTCGCTGCTTCAGTTGAACTCTTCCACCTTCCATAGGCCTAGATCGCTCAAAAGGAGGAGGACCCAGTTCAAGCTTCTTCAGCCCACGGCCATTTCGTCACAATTTTCCAAGAGGGTTAAGGAGTTCTTTCACGGGTCTTCtttgaattcttcctcttctccatgCAAGGTTCGTTTCTTCATGacttggatttcttcttcttgggagTCATTTGGTCCCAGAGAGTTGCTTAGCATAGAGAGCCTTTTTAAGTCACACCCAAATGCTTGTCTGCTCATTGTCTCGAATTCCGTGGACTCCAGAAGAGGAGTTCCACTGCTAAGACCATTCTTGGAGAAAGGCTTTAGGGTGACTGCAATTCCCCCCAATTTTGACTATCTATTCAAGAATACTCCTGCAGAAGCTTGGTTCGATCAGTTAAGGAAGGGGAATGTTGATCCTGGGGGTGTTTCTCTGGGTCAGAACCTCTCCAATTTGCTTAGACTAGCAGTCCTGTACAAATTTGGTGGTGTTTATATCGACACTGATGTTATAATCTTGCAGAGCTTCTCCAATTTGAGAAATGTCATCGGAGCACAGACACTTGACCTTGTAACAGGAAACTGGAGTCGATTGAACAATGCTGTTTTGATATTTGACAGAAATCATCCACTCCTGTTCAAGTTCATAGAGGAATTCGCACTCACCTTTGATGGAAGTAAGTGGGGTCATAATGGCCCTTACCTGGTTTCAAGGGTTGTTTCAAGAGTCACCGGACGACCGGGATTTAACTTCACCGTATTGCCTCCGCCGGCATTTTATCCAGTTGAATGGAGTAGGGTACAGAACCTTTTTCGAAATCCCGGAGATGAAGTATATTCAAAATGGGTATTTGCAAAACTCAGATACATTCGCAGGCAGAGCATGGCTGTTCACCTGTGGAACAAACACAGTAGAAAGCTCAAGGTTGAAGAAGGAAGCATCATTGGTCATATACTGTTGGATTGCTGCATCTTCTGCAATACCACAATGTCAGATTCGTAG